TTGGAACGCCGGCTTCTGCTGCGGCAAGGCGCTTCGCTTGGGTATCGACGACGTCGGCTTCCTCGACCAAATGATCCAGCGGCTCAGCGACCGCCTGGCGGTGGATCCGCAGCGGATCTACATGATCGGTGAGTCCAACGGTGCCATGCTCACCTACCTCTACGCCTCCCGACATCCCTCCCGCCTCGCCGCCGCCGGAGTCTCCGCCGGCGCCACCGGTGGTATCAGGGGTGGCGCCCGAGACCCCGACGGCGAGCTCTTCCGCATCGAGCCGCCGGAGCACCCAGTCCCCCTCATCGCCTTCCACGGCCTCGCCGACGACCGCGTCCCCTTCTCTGGCCGTGACGACGGCATCACCGTGCCGGTGGAGGAGGGCCTCGAACGCTGGGCTCAAGCCAACGGCTGCGAGCCCGACCCCGCTACCGAAGAACAACGCCAAGGCACCGTCCACCACCGTGTTTGGAACCAAGGCCCCGCCTGCGCCCCGGTAGAGCTCTACACCCTCGAAGGCTGGCCCCACCAATGGCCCGGTGAGCGTTTTACTCGCAAGTTGGAGGGCGAAGAGAACTCGGCTCTTGCCGGATTCGATGCGGCGGAGGTGGCTTGGGGGTTTTTCGAGGGGTATCCCAACTAGGGGAAGGGGCCTCAAGGGGTGTAGGCTCTCTGAGAGACCTACCCCTCCGGCAAGTCCGCCGGCCACTTTTTCCTTCCGAAGAAGAAACCTAGAAAGAACCCCGCGGTGGGTGTGACGAGGAGGAAGTCGGCGGCGGTGAGGGCGTTGGGGGATTCGAAGACGTAGGCCAGCCAGTAGCCGACGCCGAGGGGGGCGAGGAGGAGGACGGTGGCGGAGAAGCGCCGTTGGCTTTCCGCCTCGCGGTGAGCGTACTCGCGTTCGCCCTTGGTGATGTGGGGCTCGTGGGCGGCGGCCCAGCGTTGCTCTTCGATCTGGCGGTGGCGCAGGGCGGCGACGATGCCGGCGCCGGCGGCGAGGGCCAGGACCAGGGCGTGGGCGAGCCAGGCGCCGGCGGGGGGGCCTTGGGGCACCACGTGACAGCCACCGCTGGTCATCAGGCCGAGGAGGGCGCCGACGACGGCGGTGACGAGGGCGCCTCGTTCGAGGCTCAGGAGGCGGCTCAAGGTCTTCGCGGCTCCCCGGTCATTCCTGGCCCTCGAGACTCTCCAGCTCGTCCAGCAGCTCCCGAACGACTTCGAAGCCCTGTTGCCAGAAGGCGCGGTCGGTGAGGTCGAAGCCGGCCTCCTGCATGATCTCCTGGGGCCGCGCCGAGCCGCCGTGGGCGAGGAGCCGCAGGTAGGACGGCTTGAAGGCGTCGCCTTCCTGCTGGTAGCGGCGGTAGAGGGCCAGCACCAAGAGCTGTCCGAAGGAGTAGGCGTAGCAGTAGAAGGGGGTGTGGAAGATGTGGGGGATGCTGATCCACTCGTATTGGAACTCGTCGGAGAGCTCCACGCTGTCGCCGAACTGATCCTGCAGATTCTCCATGTACAGCCGGTTGAGCTCGGAGACCGGACGGCCTTCGAGGATGGCGCGGTGGGCCTCCAGCTCGAAGCGCACGAAGTAGGCCTGGCGCAGCACCGTGGCGTAGATGTCCGAGAGAGTCTTGGCGAGCATCTCCCGGCGCACCGCCGGGTTCTTCTCCCGCGCCAGCAGGCGGTCGGTGACCAGCATCTCGGCGAAGACGGAGGCGGTTTCCGCCAGCGGCAGGCTGGGGTTCTGGGTGAGCAGCGAGTGCTCCTCCGCCAGCATGCTGTGCACCGCGTGACCGAGCTCGTGGGCCAGCTCCGCCACGTCGCGGATGCGGCCGGTGTAGTTGACCAGCACCCAAGGAGTGAGCTCAGGAGTGACCGTGCTGCAGAAGGCACCGCCGCGCTTGCCCTTGCGGATCTCGCTGTCGATGTGCCGCTGTTCGAAGACCCGCCGCGCCTGGCGCTCGAGAACCGGATCGAAGCTCTTGAAGGTGTCGAGCACCAACGAGGTGGCTTCGGACCATGGGATTTCCCGGTCCGAGGGCTCCAGCGGCGCATAGATGTCGTAGCGCCGCAGGCGGTCCGAATTCCACTGCTCCGGCCCCAGCCAGCGGGCCTTGAGGTGGAAGAAGCGCTGGAAGAGCCCGCGGTTGTCCCGCACCACGTCGAGGAGCAGATCCACCGCCGAGTCCGGCACGTCGTTCTGGGTGTTGCGCACCGCGATGGGGGAGGAGAAGCCGCGCAGGCCGATCTGCTCGTTGTGCCAGTCCCGCACGCGGTAGGTGTAGATCTGGCTCAGCACCTGGACTTCGTCGGCGTAGACCCGATAGAGCTCCTGGTAGGCGGCGGCGCGCTGGTCGGGGTCGCTGGAGTAGGCGTAGGTCATCAGCCCGTCGCGGGTGAAGGTCCGGGACTCGCCGTCGATCTCCAGCTGGTACTCCAGGCGGTTGGTGAGCATGGAGTAGAGGGTCACCATGCCGGAGATGCCGTCGCTGTCTTTGAGGTTGATGAGCTGCTCCCGGGCCTCGTCGAGCATGAACGGCTTCCAGCGACGGCGGTCCTGGAGGTAGAAGCGGTAATCCGCCTGATCCTCCCCTGGCAGCAGTCGTTCCGCCTGCTCGTCCGAGAGTTCTTTCCACCATAGGATGAAGAAGAGGATGCGGTTGTTGAGGGCGGTGAGGAGCTGCTCGACTCGGTTACGGAAGGTCAGGGCATCGGGGCTTTGGGTGTCCGCCGAGAACCACAGCAGGCCGTAGGCTTCGACTCGCACCATGTGTTCGAGGAGCTGCTCGTACTGCTGCAGCAGGTCGAGGAAGACCGCCGGGTCCATCTCCGGCGAGAGCTCCTTCCGGCGGGCTTCGAAGGCTTCGGTTTCCGCCCGCAGAGCGTCGAGCTCGGCGCTGAGCACCTCCTCGGAGGGCTCCGGCAGCAGATCGCCGAGATCCCAGCCGGTTTGCTCTTGGGCGGCGATGGATTCACGGGGGAGGGTGCTTTGGGTCATGGTGTGGGATCCTGCTCGGTTTCGGTTGGGGGCTCCGGCGTCGAGTCGTCGACGACATCTTCGTTCTCTATCAGTGTATTGCTCTCGATGGGTTCTTCGTCGGCTTCGTCGATTTCCGGTGCCGCGGGAGGCCCGTCGGAGCTCGTTGGCTGCGCCGCCTCCGCTGGCTGTACCGTTGCCGCCGGCAGCAGCTGCGCCAATCCAAGCCCCTGACGCTCCTGGTTGAGGGCCGGCAGCTCCTCCTGTTGGGCGCGGCGCAGACCGCTCTCGGCGGCGTCGATTTCCGCCATCAGCTCGTCGAGCACCGCGGCCTGTTGATCGGTGGGCCGGTCGAGGCTCAGCTCCACCAGCGCCGCGAGGGTGGAGAGTTGCTCCAGGAGGCCGCCGGAACGCTGGGCCTCGGGACCCACCAGAGCCGCCGGCCCGAGGAGCAGATCGAGGCCTTCCAGACGCTGCCGCAGGTCGCGGGTGCGGGCCGCCAAGGAAGCCGCCTCGGCACCCAGGGCGGCGGTGTCCACCGGCGGGGCGGCGGCGAGGATGCGGGCCAGCTCGCGGATCTCGACCCGCAGGGTGGCGATGCGGGAGAGCTGGTCCCGCAGGCGCAGGAGGAGGTCTCGGCGCGCCGTCAGAGCTTCCGGCGAGGCGAGGCTGCGGGGGTCCTGGGCGACGCGGAATTGCGCCGTCGTGGAGTTCCCGCCCACCGCCAGCCGGACCAGATACGGGCCGGGAAGGACCCGCGGGCCGCCGCTCCACAGATTCATCCCCTGGACCGCCGCCAGGCCGTCCGCGGGGGGATAGCGCAGATCCCAATCGAAGCGGTTGAGGCCTGGCTCGGTGGGAGGGGCGGAAGCGTGGGGTGTGGCGGGCTCGCTGCCCGTGCTGAAGGTGCGGATGGTCTCGCCGCCGGGGCCCAGGATTTCCAGTCGGAGGGGTGTCCCCGGGGGAAGCTCCGCCAGGTGGTAAAAGAGGGCCAATCCCTCGGCGGGGCCGGGATCGGGTCCGGCGGCGGCGCGGTTGGGATCGTCGGCCCCCCGGAGGATCGCCCGGCGGGGGGTGAAGAGGTGGAAGGTATCGGTGACCACTTCCGGGTTCAGCTGCCGCAGTGGTCCCAACTCGTCCAGAATCCACAGCCCCTGGCCTTCCACCGCGGCGAGGAGGGCGTCGCCGTGGAGCTCGAGGTCGAGGATCGCCGGTGCTGTGCCGTCCTGGGGCTGGGGCCAGGGATGCCAGCGGCGGCCATCGTCGAGGGAGAAGAAGAGGCCGCCGTTGGTGGCGGCGAAGAGTAAGCCGGCGCGCTGGTCGTCCGCCGCCAGGGCGTGGACCATCGGGGCGCCTTCCATCCCGCGGATGATGCGGGTCCAGGAGCCGCCGTAATCCTGCGTCCGAAAGACCCACGGCTGGGCGTCGGCGCCCGGTGCCACCGCGGCCAGGTAGAGGTAGCCAGGGGCTCGGGGATGGGCTTCCAGGGCGGTGATGCGGGCATCGGCGGGGAGGGTCGGTGGCGTGACGTTCTGCCAGCTGGCGGCGAAGTTGCGGGAGACGTGCACCAGGCCATCGCTGGAGCCGGTCCAGAAGACCCCCGCTTCCACTCGGGATTCCATCGCCGTCACCAGAGTTCCGTCGCCGCCGCTGCGGGAAGCGCGGGTCAGGTCCGGGCTGACCGCCGCCCAGCTCTGGCCGCCGTCGGTGGAGGTGAAGAGGAGGTTGCCGGCGGCGAAGAGGGCGTCGGGGTCGTGGGCGGAGAAGAAGACCGGGAAGTGTCGGGCGAAGCGGTAGCGGGCCACCGGACCGGTGCCGAAGCCTTCGGGGCGGGGCCACACGCTGACCACCCGCAGCTGACCACTGCCCTCGTCGAAGCGCAGAAGGGTGCCCTGGCCGGCGGTGGCATAGATGACGTCCCGCCGGGGATCGGGGATGAGGCGATGGGCCGGAGGCACGGTGACGAAGCGCTCCGCGGACGCGCTGCCGAAGGGGGATTGGGCCCCGGGGGTCAGGCGGAGCGGGACGCCGTCGGGGCGGGCGGCGTAGAGGCGCCAAGGCGGCCGGGGGTCGACGGCCAGGTGGACGAAGTCGAGGCCTTCACCGTCGCTGGAGCCGTCGCTGGGGCCGAGGAAGCGCCAGGGCAGGTGGCGGGTGAAGTCGGCGTCCACCAGAGTGGCCAGGTCCGCCGGCGGGGTGGCCGGCCTCTGGGCAATGGCGGATTGGGCTGGGAGCGGTGGTGGGGCCGCGGCCTGCGGGGCGGTCTCTGGCGCCTCGGTCTCTGGTGGCTCGGTCTCTGGCGGCTCGGCCTCCTCGGGGCTGATTCCTTCGGACTCGCCCTCCTGCAAACCAGTCTGCTGCGATCCCGTCTCCTCCGGGGCTCCGTCGTCCTCGGGAGCGCCGGCTTCCGCTCCTTGCTGCGGGGGTTCTTGGGGAGGCTCCTGAGCGCTGACGCCGCCGAGGCTCCAGACCAGCAGCACCGCCGCCAGGAACCAGCCGAAGGCGTTTCGGCGGGTGGGATAGGCGTGGTCTTGGGGCCGCTCAGGAAGCCTCCTGGGCAGGGGGCGGCGGTTCAAATTCTCCAGGACGCATGGGGGGCTCTCACGACTCATGGGCTGGCTCGCGGAAGGTAAGACGCACCGGACGATGCGAGTAGAGGGTAGAGACCGGATGGCACCATCCGGTGGATCGAAAGCTTTCTACCATAGATCTGGGTTCGTCCCAATCATTGGACCCGACGCTCCAGGCCGCTCATCGGGCGGCCTCTCGGGCTTCGAAGGTCGGCTACTTGGGAGGGAATTTGCGCAGGATCTTCGCGACCGCCTTCTCGATGCGCTCCACCAACTTCTCCGGCTTGTCCGAGGCGTCGTGGGCGGCTCCGCTCCAGACCAGCTCGCCGCTGGCGGCGTCGAGAATGTCGATCACCAGCGTGCCTTCTTTGTAGGAGCGCTGAAACCGCAGCGATTCGTCGTCGGCCCAATGCACCCGGGGGCTCAGCTCGTAGTCCACGCCGCTGAGGTCCAAACGGTCTTCGATGGCCCCGAAGATCAGCACCAGGAAATCCGCCTCCTGGTCCTCGGTGGCCTTTTGGAAACCTCGATTCTGAAGGCCCTTTTCCACCGCCGCCTGGAGCCTGGCCTCGAGGATGGGAGCCCGGGAGGGAGCCGCGGCGGGAAGCTTCGGCAGCTCTTTCCAGCGGTAGAGGCCGTAATCGCCGTAGGGTGCTTCGGCGTCCTGGGTGACCTCGACGCGGATCTTGGCCGAGGCTGCGGGAGCAGCCACGGTCAGGGCGAGGGTGAGAAGGCAGAGCAGGGCAAGCCGGCTTTGGAACAAGGGCATCGACGATTTCCTCCGG
The window above is part of the Acidobacteriota bacterium genome. Proteins encoded here:
- a CDS encoding PHB depolymerase family esterase; translated protein: MRVEDWQSPSVRGDEAPRRCGWRTQSRGTGLRASLWLTCLLMTLPLVTTSCGKGSAPNLPDPTVGAPASGSYQETLRTELDERRRTYRVHIPSGYTGSERWPLVVVVHGAFNTGRGMEEKTGFSELADREGFLVAYPDGIGLRGLFQHWNAGFCCGKALRLGIDDVGFLDQMIQRLSDRLAVDPQRIYMIGESNGAMLTYLYASRHPSRLAAAGVSAGATGGIRGGARDPDGELFRIEPPEHPVPLIAFHGLADDRVPFSGRDDGITVPVEEGLERWAQANGCEPDPATEEQRQGTVHHRVWNQGPACAPVELYTLEGWPHQWPGERFTRKLEGEENSALAGFDAAEVAWGFFEGYPN
- a CDS encoding M3 family oligoendopeptidase, encoding MTQSTLPRESIAAQEQTGWDLGDLLPEPSEEVLSAELDALRAETEAFEARRKELSPEMDPAVFLDLLQQYEQLLEHMVRVEAYGLLWFSADTQSPDALTFRNRVEQLLTALNNRILFFILWWKELSDEQAERLLPGEDQADYRFYLQDRRRWKPFMLDEAREQLINLKDSDGISGMVTLYSMLTNRLEYQLEIDGESRTFTRDGLMTYAYSSDPDQRAAAYQELYRVYADEVQVLSQIYTYRVRDWHNEQIGLRGFSSPIAVRNTQNDVPDSAVDLLLDVVRDNRGLFQRFFHLKARWLGPEQWNSDRLRRYDIYAPLEPSDREIPWSEATSLVLDTFKSFDPVLERQARRVFEQRHIDSEIRKGKRGGAFCSTVTPELTPWVLVNYTGRIRDVAELAHELGHAVHSMLAEEHSLLTQNPSLPLAETASVFAEMLVTDRLLAREKNPAVRREMLAKTLSDIYATVLRQAYFVRFELEAHRAILEGRPVSELNRLYMENLQDQFGDSVELSDEFQYEWISIPHIFHTPFYCYAYSFGQLLVLALYRRYQQEGDAFKPSYLRLLAHGGSARPQEIMQEAGFDLTDRAFWQQGFEVVRELLDELESLEGQE
- a CDS encoding DUF4136 domain-containing protein, whose product is MPLFQSRLALLCLLTLALTVAAPAASAKIRVEVTQDAEAPYGDYGLYRWKELPKLPAAAPSRAPILEARLQAAVEKGLQNRGFQKATEDQEADFLVLIFGAIEDRLDLSGVDYELSPRVHWADDESLRFQRSYKEGTLVIDILDAASGELVWSGAAHDASDKPEKLVERIEKAVAKILRKFPPK